TCAAAAACTGCCGTCATCAACCTTTGTTTTGCAAGGGTAATAGCTACACGAGAAGTATCGCAAGTGATCCAACGTCTTCCCCACCTTTCTGCAACATGAGCCGTAGTACCACTACCACAGGTTGGATCTAGTACCAAGTCTCCCGGATCAGTTGTCATCAAAAGACAACGCTCTATTGCTCTATGATCAGTCTGTAGAACATAGATTCTCTGTTCTCCAAATCCACCTGGTCTTAAGTCTAACCAGGTACTATTTAAAGTCTTGTATGGAAACTCATCATGGTATACTTTCCATCGTAGCGATTTACCAATAGGATATAATCTTCCGGCAGCAGCTAAACGACTTAAACCTGTAAGAGTAGTTTGCCAGCCATATCTTGCAGGCGGTTCGTACTCAATATTATTAAATGTGTATTTGAATGAATTATCATTACCACGTCGCTGGGAAAATGTTGGCCATAGTCTACAAATACGACCTGCTGGTAATGGTTGCTTGCCTGTTTTTTGAGCTAGGGAAAGATCAATAAGTTCTCCATTTTCTGTCTCAACGCAAATATATCGCTCGTTTGGATTTTCTATAGGATCGCATTCTGTAAACAATTCCTTGTACTTGACCTGGCTGATATCTTTTGCAAACCATAGTAAGAAATCATTGACACCTGGTAATAATTTAGATGACTGACTGCTTGCTTTCATCAGAACAATTTCCATGCAAAAGTTATCACTGCCAAATACTTCATCCATTAAGCACCTTACTCGATGGACGTTTTCATCACCTATTTGCACAAAAATAGACCCCCGCTCATAGAGTAAATCCTTTGCAAGCCATAAACGATCACGCAAATAAGTTAAATAAGAATGAATTCCCCACTCCCAAGTATCCCTAAATGCTTTAATAGTCTCTGGTTCTTGAGTTAAATCTTCATCTTTTCTATCTTTTACATCTCGCTTATTTACAAACGGTTGAAAATTAGAACCGTATTGAATTCCATAGGGTGGATCTATATAAATCATTTGCACTTGTCCAGCCATACCTTCTTTTGCAAGTAGAGAATTCATTACTACCAAAGAATCCCCAGCAACTAGGCGGTTTGTCCAGTTATGTTTGTGCTTATAAAATTCAATAGCTTGTCGAATGGGCGGATTTTCTTCTGGAGTTTGAAATAATGAAAGTTGTTTAACCTTTTCATCCTTTCGCTTCTGCACTGCCTCAATAATCGTGCGCGGATCTATGCGTTCATGGACGTGAAGCGAAACTGTAGGCACTTCAAAACTGGTATGCTCTGCTTTACCAGCCCAAACTAACTGAGGGTCGAGGTGAGGATCATAGGCATACTTTTTAGCATCTTCTTCTGGATCTGTGTCTGGGTTAACTAGCCCAATTGGTGGGTTATTGACTCGTTGCTGGTTTTCGTGTTTGTATTGCTCAATCTCTCTTTGCTCTGGTTTTTTCTGTCTTGCCATATCAATTTACCTTGCCTCAGAGCTTCCAATTTACAATCTATTTTGACTTATTAGATCAATTAGTTGAAACTTTTGCAATTTAGCGGTTCAGATTGCTTGCTACTTGCTGATAAATTTCGTCCAACCACACCGGAATCACAGCTTTACCTTCATCTAGGGATGCGATCGCTCTTTTTCTATCAAATTTGTCGATTGCCAAATTAAATGACCACTTGCCAAATTAATGTCCACAACAATATTGACTCCTAAACCCTTGCTATGTAAGGGTTTTGTTATTTTAGCCTATATTTAGCCTGTTCAACATCAATTGACAAAATAACTGTCCGAGTTTAAATATTTGACAAATTAGTTGTCCTCTATTAAAACTTGTGATTTTTCCAACCCTTACTTTATTTGACAAATTAATTGTCCTTCAATATAGTATAATTCAACTATGTTTGTAATAAACATATATGATAGAAAGACAAAATGATAAACTCGATGACGATAAAATAGAAAGTAGTGAGATTATCACTGAACTATCCGCCAGTGATAAAGAACTATTGGAGTTGATCCAAAAACTACTCGAACCATGCGATGCCTGCGGCGGGCGTAGCCATCGCCAAACTTACGGACAAAGGCAAAGGGAGATAGCGTCCAAACTGGGTAAGTCAGTGCGAACAGTACGGAGACTGGTGAAAAAATGGGAAGAACAAGGATTAGCTGCACTTCAAACCACTGAACGGGCTGACAAAGGCAAACACCGGATTGATGCTGAGTGGCAAAAGTTCATTATCAATACCTATAAGGAAGGAAATAAGGGTAGTAAACGAATTACTCCTCAACAGGTTGCGATCAGAGTACAAGCAAAAGCAGCAGAATCGGGTGATGAGAATTATCCCAGTTATAGAACGGTTTATCGAGTTCTACAACCGATTATTGATGAACAAGAGCAAAAAGCCAGTGTTAGAAGTCGTGGTTGGCGCGGTTCTCGACTATCACTGAAAACCCGTGACGGACTAGATTTGTCAGTAGAACACAGCAATCATATCTGGCAGTGTGATCACACTCGTGCTGATATTTTACTGGTGGATCAACATGGTGAACTTTTAGCTCGTCCTTGGCTGACAACGGTGATAGATACTTACTCCCGTTGCATCATCGGAATTAATTTAGGTTTTGATGCACCAAGTTCTCAGGTTGTAGCTTTGGCATTACGTCATGCCATATTACCCAAAAAATATGGATCAGAATACGGACTACACGAGGAATGGGGAACTTACGGGAAGCCGGAACACTTTTTCACTGATGGGGGTAAAGATTTTCGCTCTAACCATTTGCAACAGATTGGTGTGCAGTTAGGATTTGCTTGCCATTTACGAGATCGCCCCAGTGAAGGCGGTATTGTAGAACGTCCCTTTGGTACATTAAATACTGATTTATTTTCTGCTTTACCAGGATACACAGGCTCAAATGTGCAGGAACGTCCAGAGCAAGCTGAGAAAGAAGCCTGTCTAACTTTACGAGAATTAGAACGTCTTTTAGTACGCTATATCGTAGACAAATATAACCAAAGTATTGATGCTCGTTTGGGTGATCAAACTCGTTATCAAAGGTGGGAAGCTGGGTTAATTGTTGCCCCCAGTTTAATCTCAGAAGAAGATTTGCGTATTTGTTTGATGAAGCAAACTCGACGCTCAATTTACAGGGGTGGATATCTGCAATTTGAAAATCTCACCTATCGGGGTGAAAATCTGTCTGGTTAC
The Gloeotrichia echinulata CP02 DNA segment above includes these coding regions:
- a CDS encoding site-specific DNA-methyltransferase: MARQKKPEQREIEQYKHENQQRVNNPPIGLVNPDTDPEEDAKKYAYDPHLDPQLVWAGKAEHTSFEVPTVSLHVHERIDPRTIIEAVQKRKDEKVKQLSLFQTPEENPPIRQAIEFYKHKHNWTNRLVAGDSLVVMNSLLAKEGMAGQVQMIYIDPPYGIQYGSNFQPFVNKRDVKDRKDEDLTQEPETIKAFRDTWEWGIHSYLTYLRDRLWLAKDLLYERGSIFVQIGDENVHRVRCLMDEVFGSDNFCMEIVLMKASSQSSKLLPGVNDFLLWFAKDISQVKYKELFTECDPIENPNERYICVETENGELIDLSLAQKTGKQPLPAGRICRLWPTFSQRRGNDNSFKYTFNNIEYEPPARYGWQTTLTGLSRLAAAGRLYPIGKSLRWKVYHDEFPYKTLNSTWLDLRPGGFGEQRIYVLQTDHRAIERCLLMTTDPGDLVLDPTCGSGTTAHVAERWGRRWITCDTSRVAITLAKQRLMTAVFDYYELENPKGGVGDDFKYKTVSRITLKSIANNQEIKEGMTRAEIEKVIKKYAAKDKETLYDQPLVDKSKVRITGPFTVEAVPAPTVKPLDNIEEVADKQVADQSIARSGETLRQPEWCDELLKTGIRGKSGQYILFSRVEPFPGTRWLHADAETKPSNQENNISKTNSGTQEQPMRAVISFGTKYAPLDQRQVEMAIQEAENQKPKPKLVIFAAFQFDPEAARDIDETNWPGVTLLKVQMNADLLTEDLKKKRASNESFWLIGQPDVALRRIHRGEDAGKWEVEVHGFDYYNTKTGNIESGTVEKIAMWMLDTDYDGRSIFPCQVFFPMAGEKDGWSRLARNLKAEIDEDLIESYQGTVSLPFEMGNYQRIAVKIVDDRGIESLKIIRLT
- a CDS encoding Mu transposase C-terminal domain-containing protein yields the protein MIERQNDKLDDDKIESSEIITELSASDKELLELIQKLLEPCDACGGRSHRQTYGQRQREIASKLGKSVRTVRRLVKKWEEQGLAALQTTERADKGKHRIDAEWQKFIINTYKEGNKGSKRITPQQVAIRVQAKAAESGDENYPSYRTVYRVLQPIIDEQEQKASVRSRGWRGSRLSLKTRDGLDLSVEHSNHIWQCDHTRADILLVDQHGELLARPWLTTVIDTYSRCIIGINLGFDAPSSQVVALALRHAILPKKYGSEYGLHEEWGTYGKPEHFFTDGGKDFRSNHLQQIGVQLGFACHLRDRPSEGGIVERPFGTLNTDLFSALPGYTGSNVQERPEQAEKEACLTLRELERLLVRYIVDKYNQSIDARLGDQTRYQRWEAGLIVAPSLISEEDLRICLMKQTRRSIYRGGYLQFENLTYRGENLSGYAGESVVLRFDPKDITTILVYRQTGSQEEFLARAYAQDLETEELSLDEAKAMSRRIRQAGKEISNRSILAEVRDRETFVKQKKTKKERQKEEQAVVQKASSERSRTAKKTVIVEPVEEIEVASVESASEPDMPEVFDYEQMREDYGW